In Nocardia yunnanensis, one DNA window encodes the following:
- a CDS encoding ATP-binding protein encodes MTSPQLDARHPLATKEGWSLFVGQANPEPPQLLSDNDLERIDDLERDLYNEARQDYHSSLLLVATPDIRKIIHTGQKLIVNNRGKQLGRRGLLISGASGTGKSTSITQLGKRFQLDFERRNPGIPDRIPVVYILIPPDADPKSMAGEMAVFLGLPVGRCDGPQSLAHAVAAVMRRAGTRLVLVDEIHRLDLSTKRGKGASDQLKYFFDTVSATFVYSGLDLEETNLFSGVRGRQIAGRFIPVSTAAFSYNTIATKNDWKKLVATMEQSLRLHRHKVGTLLEWASYLHARTGGMIGSLDQLVYEAANDAISDGSEKVTKAHLEAVILDIAAGNQYEPRRKPRQ; translated from the coding sequence GTGACCTCCCCACAGCTGGACGCGCGGCACCCGCTGGCTACCAAGGAAGGATGGTCGCTATTCGTCGGGCAAGCCAATCCCGAACCACCCCAACTGCTCTCGGATAACGACCTCGAACGCATCGACGATCTCGAGCGGGATCTCTACAACGAAGCCCGCCAGGACTACCACTCCTCACTGCTGCTGGTCGCCACACCCGATATCCGCAAGATCATTCACACCGGCCAGAAACTGATCGTCAACAACCGTGGCAAGCAACTCGGCCGTCGCGGCCTGCTGATCTCCGGAGCCAGCGGCACCGGCAAGTCCACCTCGATCACCCAGCTGGGCAAGCGATTCCAGCTCGATTTCGAGCGCCGCAACCCGGGCATTCCCGACCGGATCCCGGTCGTCTATATCTTGATCCCGCCCGACGCCGACCCGAAATCGATGGCTGGGGAGATGGCCGTGTTCCTCGGCCTGCCGGTCGGCCGCTGCGACGGACCACAATCGTTGGCGCACGCGGTCGCCGCCGTGATGCGCCGGGCAGGAACGAGATTGGTCCTCGTCGATGAGATCCACCGGCTGGATCTGTCCACCAAGAGAGGCAAAGGGGCGTCGGATCAGCTGAAATACTTCTTCGACACCGTCTCGGCGACCTTCGTCTACTCCGGACTCGACCTCGAGGAAACCAACCTGTTCTCCGGAGTTCGGGGACGTCAAATCGCCGGCCGATTCATCCCCGTCAGCACTGCAGCGTTCTCCTACAACACCATCGCGACCAAGAACGACTGGAAGAAACTGGTCGCGACCATGGAGCAGTCACTGCGACTGCATCGCCACAAGGTCGGCACTCTTCTCGAATGGGCTTCCTATCTGCATGCCCGCACCGGGGGCATGATCGGCAGCCTCGACCAACTCGTTTACGAGGCCGCCAACGACGCCATCAGCGACGGTTCCGAGAAGGTCACCAAGGCCCACTTGGAAGCGGTCATTCTCGACATCGCAGCGGGTAACCAATACGAACCGAGACGGAAACCGCGGCAATGA
- a CDS encoding TniQ family protein, which produces MNLALWQRPAMPLPFSVRPVRGETTSSYLFRLARTNELVVPTTLLRALGEPSVSLDQYMLRDHEEIMLNSAAQQRLACFAGMPLERLRRSLPLPALAGTRASSSPRTAIQIISSLVRGHCASCCARIPGNPPIQIYFAQSSIICRRHRRWLGTRYERVQIDLSGSPEILTAYRRRDRLFRAEENQHWVDTQFAAAQAITTAWSRITDSFYHTPLLRRWEARSGVLASATQVPIPPSLVMMPETVIIAEAICDPVWRHQVATAEHYFQQRNFYAHMVEQLRLRRTTAYAFSAYNDPLRDWVERHRLQHRSTYTVRSATPHRKSAARSRDSQ; this is translated from the coding sequence ATGAACCTCGCGCTCTGGCAGCGGCCCGCGATGCCACTGCCGTTCTCGGTCCGGCCAGTTCGCGGCGAGACCACCTCCTCCTATCTCTTCCGGCTGGCACGCACCAACGAGCTCGTCGTTCCCACCACGTTGCTGCGTGCTCTCGGCGAACCCTCCGTCAGCCTGGATCAATACATGCTGCGAGACCACGAAGAGATCATGCTCAACTCAGCCGCCCAGCAACGGCTCGCCTGTTTCGCCGGGATGCCGCTGGAACGACTGCGACGCAGCCTGCCGTTGCCCGCCCTGGCTGGCACACGGGCAAGTTCGTCACCGCGAACAGCGATCCAGATCATCAGCTCACTCGTCCGCGGCCACTGCGCATCCTGCTGCGCTCGAATCCCGGGAAATCCTCCGATCCAGATCTACTTCGCGCAGTCGTCGATTATCTGCCGTCGGCACCGACGATGGCTGGGCACTCGATACGAAAGGGTCCAGATCGACCTCTCCGGGTCTCCAGAGATTCTGACCGCATACCGTCGGCGCGACAGACTGTTTCGCGCTGAGGAGAATCAGCATTGGGTCGACACGCAGTTCGCTGCCGCGCAGGCGATCACGACAGCATGGTCGCGCATCACGGACTCGTTCTACCACACGCCCCTGCTCCGACGCTGGGAAGCGCGATCGGGTGTTCTCGCTTCCGCGACACAGGTTCCCATCCCACCATCGCTGGTCATGATGCCGGAAACCGTGATCATCGCCGAGGCGATCTGCGATCCCGTCTGGCGCCATCAGGTTGCCACCGCCGAGCACTACTTCCAACAGCGGAATTTCTACGCTCACATGGTCGAACAGCTCAGACTCCGCCGCACCACGGCCTACGCCTTCAGCGCCTACAACGATCCACTGCGGGACTGGGTCGAACGGCACCGCCTTCAACACCGAAGCACCTACACGGTCCGGTCCGCAACACCTCACCGGAAATCGGCTGCAAGATCGCGAGACTCGCAATGA